The genomic window GATAGGAGAGCGTCCCGCCACCGTGCTCAAGAGAAGGAACATAGCCGACAATGGCTGCAGCTCGACAAGCTTGGTCTAAGCTTTAAAAAAAAACGCTTCACGCCAGCGAGCAAGATCGTGAAGATGTTCGTCTGGCGCGGCTGATCTGGAAAGCACAGCAACCGGAATGGCCGGCCGCTATGCTGGTATTCATCGACGAACCCGGCCTGAATACCAAAATGACCCGAGGATATGGGCGGGCTCCGCTGTCAAAGCGTTGCATTTGCAGGGTTCCGCACGGCCACTGGCACACCAATACTTTCATTGCCGCGCTCCGGATTGATGGTCTGCATGCTCCGTGGTTGCTGGACGGGCCGATGAACGGGCATGCGTTCCTTGTTTATGTCAGACAGGTACTTGCGCCGGAACTTCAAGAGGGTGACCGTGTTGTTTGCAACAATCTTTCATCCCACCATGCCCCTGGAGTTCGCGAAGCCTTGGAGGAAGTCGGGGCTGAGCTGATGTATCTACCTCCCTACAGCCCGGATCTGAATCCCATTGAAATGGCCTTTTCAAAACTCAAGGCATTACTTCGCCAGCATATTGCAAGAGAGTACAGCGAGCTTTTTGATGCGCTCTCCGAAATCCTGCCAAGTTTTACAGCCGCACAGTGCTGGAACCTAATCCGTCATGCAGATTATGCGACAAATTAAACAGTAAATGCTCTAGTTATAGAGCGGGTGATGAATCATTTTCGTGAGGGATCTATTTAGCGCTGAACCTGTAGACGGTGGTGGTTTTGTATTTATCACCCGGCTTCAGGATGGTGCTTGGGAATGCTGGTTGGTTCGGGCTATCGGGATAGTGCTGGGTTTCGAGGCAGAAGCCGCCGCGGTTGACGTAGGTTTTCCCAGCCTTGCCCTTCAGGTTTCCGGAGAGAAAGTTGCCGCAGTAGAACTGGATGCCCGGCTCTTCGGTGAAGACCTCCATGAAGCGCCCGGTGGTCGGTTCGTAGACGGTGGCCGCGAGGGTCAGCTGCCCGTCCTTGCCGCCCTTGTCGAGCACCCAGTTGTGGTCGTAGCCCAGGCCGTATTCGAGCTGCTGATCTTTTACACCGATATCTTTCCCGATCGCTTTGGCGGTGGTGAAGTCGAACGGGGTTCCAGACACTGGAAAAATCTTTCCGGTTGGGATCAAGCCGCTGTCAACCGGGGTGGTGGCCTTGGCATTGAGCATCAGCTCGTGGCCGAGGATGTCGCCTTCGCCTTCGCCCTTGAGGTTGAAGTAGGTGTGGTTCGTCAGGTTGACCGGCGTCTTCTGGTCGGTCGTGGCCAGATAGTCGATCTGCAGCTCGTTGTCGTCGGTCAGCGTGTAGGTGACGGCGATCTGCAGATTGCCCGGATAGCCCTCCTCGCCATCCTTGGCGAGATAGCTGAATTTGACCATATTCTTATCGACCACTTCGGCGTCCCAGACCACCTTATCGAAACCGATCACGCCTCCATGAAGATGATTTTCGCCGTTGTTGGTGGCGAGTTCATATTCGGTACCCTCGATGGTGAATTTGCCTTTGGCGATGCGGTTGCCGTAGCGACCCACAATCGAACCGAAATACGGTTTATCCACCGCATTCATGTACCCTGAAACATCATTATAACCGAGGGCAATATCAGCCATGTTTCCGTCGCGGTCGGCGCAGATGATCGAGGTGACGGTGGCTCCATAGTTGGTGATCTTGACCGTGGTGCCGACTTTGTTCTTCAGCGTGTAGAGTTTAATCTCGTCGAAGTCAACGGTCTTGACCGACGCGCATCCGGCAATCAATCCTACAGCTCCAACCATTCCAACAAACATACATCTCTTCATTTCGTTATCTCCTGGTTAACTTTTCTTCGATTACTTCCCGCCACCCGGCGCCTTAGCCTCCGGATGCTCTGCCAAAATGGCTTTCATCTTGGATAGCACTTCGGGGTTCGACTTCGCGATATTCTTTTTCTCCAGTTTATCCACTTTGTAATCATAGAGTTCATACTCGGCTTTGGACTTCGGCGCGCCGGCAGGTTTCCACTCCACCATGCGGTACCGCTCGGTGCGGATCGCCCGTCCGATGCGGGGGCCGCGATTGAACGCGTGATAGGCATGGTTACGAACAGTTAGTTCCGGATCCTTCAAAACAGGAACCAAGCTCATGCCATCAAGCCCCTGCGGCACCTTCGGAGCAGACAGGCCGGCCAGTTCCACCAACGTCGGATAGACATCAACCGTCTCGGCAAATGCATCCGTATGGCTTCCCGGCTTCGCTACGCCCGGTGCAACAAAGATCAGCGGAATACGGTTGTCCTGTTCATAGTTGGTGTGCTTCGTCCAGGTGCCGTGGTCGCCGAAATGCCAACCATGATCGCCCCAGAGCATGATTACCGTATCGTCGGCCATACCCAATCGATCGAGTTCATCAATCACCTTACCCAACTGGGCATCCATATAGGAAAGCGATGCAAAATAAGCGTGAATCAGTGTGCGCGCCAGTTCCTTGTCTTTGCCCACACCGGTCGCTTCCGGAACAGGAAAATAGTTGGCGATCTCCCCTTTAGGATTTTTGCTGGCATAAGCCGGCGCGCCGTCCGGTGGCGTGTCGCGCTCGGTCAGCCTGAACACGTTCGGGTCGTACAGATCCCAATATCTGGATGGCGCGTTGCACGGCAGATGCGGCTTGGTGAAACCGAGGGAGAGAAAGAACGGCTCGCCGCTTTGCTTGTATTTCTTCAGCCGTTCGATGCCCTCCCGGGCAATGCGTCCGTCGGCATAGGCCTCGTCTTCCACATCGGCCTTTTCCCAGGCGGCTCCGCGCGGCAGGCTCTTGATGTCGCCCAACTTCTGGTTTGCAAAAAAGGCTTCCTCGCGGGTCAGTTGGCCGCCGGTGCTCTCTTCGAGCACATAATCCACCACCTTGTCCTTATGGAACGGCAGGCTCCACGAGGCGTCGTCGCCATAATTGCCATGGCCAATGTGGAAAATTTTCCCAACCCCCTCCGAGGTGTAGCCATGCTGCATAAAATACTGTGTAAGGGTAACCGCATCCGGCTCCACTTCCCGGAAGCCCTGACTCAGGCCGTAAAGACCCGTAGTGGTTGAACGAAGTCCTACCATCAGATTATTTCGCGACGGCGCACAAACGGCCTGGTTGCAATACGCTCGATCAAACCTCATCCCCCGCGCCGCAAGCTTATCCAGATTCGGCGAGACCACATAGTCCGCGCCATACGCCCCGAACGCAGGTTTCAGATCATCGACCAAAATCATCAGAACGTTTTTTTGTTTTGCTTGGGCGGACAACGCGCAAAGCACTGCTGCGGCTAAAAACCATTTTGTCTTCATTCTATTTCTCGCTGGTTAAATGCTTGATAAAATCAACTTCACTCTGCCGGTACGGCGTACCGTCTTTCCTAAACACGTCATGGAACCACGGTTCCGGCTCGGCGGTGTATGTTTTCTTCCAGGAATCCCACGGATAAATCGTCTGCGACTTGCCGTCGACCAAACCCCAGTTGTAGGCACCGATCTTGTGTTGCTTGAACTGCGGCAACAGGCCTTCGAAGGTCGACTGCGTGCCGCGCGCCATGTATTCCGTGCAGAGCGCCGGGCGCTCCTGGGCGGCGATCTGCCCGATGACGGGCATGGCGTCGTTCGGGTTGTGGTAGGTATGGAATGAAAGGATGTCGGAGTTGCGTAGCGACACGAGGTCAATCCGACTCGGCTCCTTGAACCATTTCGGGTTGCCCCATACCCCGGCCGTGAGCGGTTGCGACGGGGCGACCTCGCGCGCCCAGGCAAACGACTTTTCGAGCAGCTCGGTGGCGCGGTAGCGCTTGAGCGGCGCGGGCAGTTCCTCGGCGGCGGAACCGCCCCACTTTCCCCCGTTGCCGTTATCGGGCTCGTTGAACAGATCCCAGATCAGCACGCGCGGGTCGTCCTTGTAGCGACGGATCACATCCTGCACATATCCCTTGAGCGCATCCTGTTTCGCCGGGTCAGCCAGGATGGCCTTGCCCGGCGACTGCACCCAGCCCGAGTTGTGCGTGCGCGGCATCGGCTCGGGCTGTTTTCCAGCCTTTGGAAGTGGATACCAGACGCCGTCGAACAAAACAAACATGGTGCCAATTCCATGCCGGTCGGCAATTTCCAGATAGTGGTCGATGCGCTCGAAAAACCCTTCCTTGTCCTCGCGCCAGCAGATGTCGTGAAGAAAGACACGCATGGTGTTCATGCCGATCGCCGCCGCCCACCCCAGCTCGCGATCGATGGCCTCCGGATCGAAGGTGTCGGCCTGCCACATTTCCAGCTGGTTGATCGCGCT from Pontiella desulfatans includes these protein-coding regions:
- a CDS encoding aldose epimerase family protein yields the protein MVGAVGLIAGCASVKTVDFDEIKLYTLKNKVGTTVKITNYGATVTSIICADRDGNMADIALGYNDVSGYMNAVDKPYFGSIVGRYGNRIAKGKFTIEGTEYELATNNGENHLHGGVIGFDKVVWDAEVVDKNMVKFSYLAKDGEEGYPGNLQIAVTYTLTDDNELQIDYLATTDQKTPVNLTNHTYFNLKGEGEGDILGHELMLNAKATTPVDSGLIPTGKIFPVSGTPFDFTTAKAIGKDIGVKDQQLEYGLGYDHNWVLDKGGKDGQLTLAATVYEPTTGRFMEVFTEEPGIQFYCGNFLSGNLKGKAGKTYVNRGGFCLETQHYPDSPNQPAFPSTILKPGDKYKTTTVYRFSAK
- a CDS encoding sulfatase, which encodes MKTKWFLAAAVLCALSAQAKQKNVLMILVDDLKPAFGAYGADYVVSPNLDKLAARGMRFDRAYCNQAVCAPSRNNLMVGLRSTTTGLYGLSQGFREVEPDAVTLTQYFMQHGYTSEGVGKIFHIGHGNYGDDASWSLPFHKDKVVDYVLEESTGGQLTREEAFFANQKLGDIKSLPRGAAWEKADVEDEAYADGRIAREGIERLKKYKQSGEPFFLSLGFTKPHLPCNAPSRYWDLYDPNVFRLTERDTPPDGAPAYASKNPKGEIANYFPVPEATGVGKDKELARTLIHAYFASLSYMDAQLGKVIDELDRLGMADDTVIMLWGDHGWHFGDHGTWTKHTNYEQDNRIPLIFVAPGVAKPGSHTDAFAETVDVYPTLVELAGLSAPKVPQGLDGMSLVPVLKDPELTVRNHAYHAFNRGPRIGRAIRTERYRMVEWKPAGAPKSKAEYELYDYKVDKLEKKNIAKSNPEVLSKMKAILAEHPEAKAPGGGK